A window of Formosa sp. Hel1_31_208 contains these coding sequences:
- a CDS encoding DEAD/DEAH box helicase, giving the protein MEPFKVLQNIKTHYHSYIDTFQVFKDKEVKDFVDQQIAEGAMLWRDPVIQISKKFKPGRSIQKFVHEGILHPKMPNLFKWPPYLHQDQAIEVTVAKKESLVVTTGTGSGKSICFEIPIVDYCLKCQDQSLKGIKAIIIYPMNALANTQYEELAGKLEGTGIRIGLYTGDTAQTPAEAITKYKDVFGDQKEPKDCEVISREEIRNNPPDILITNYVQLELLLTRVQDRKLFAEQWRQNIRFLVLDELHTYSGKQGADVSFLVRRLKQRTDTIGELICIGTSATMVSGGPDDDLLESNKTVARFATKVFGEKFEAENVVTATEDENIQFTGTKLSSTISVTDNMLKAFSASEIESIKPVYEAIMGESFGGQTTKDLGEALKESVLLSFLEAELKNVQSLTTLAKDYQDKYRGQASLEDCKNELQAGLLLGAAGTVTSNLGGQVPRFITKLHTFFNQGGELSACLIEGCGYLSHIGETECPKCNKEGRPESSLYPLHFCRICGEKYYGLQWEEITGATQPWTFQVQDADHRTGYFSPSFHIAPNDYPENWLTPVRREVKRQIRERGIVPVNGKLNTCTNHFEQIHDPSELGTFIPSPFPYCPSCSTQYTGNVSEYTKLFLLNSIGRATGTDVLAAATLDGIKDKNERKLIGFTDSRQDAAFQAGHMNHWYNQIYFRRLLKTAIDDNPDGLHLNELPIILYPQIIDEKYIKPVQRRRFKQNYLQYLETFLLLELRGTKKFTSVNLEDIGLIEIDYYQLDEYVPSAELSKYNILSAENSDLVYDYLKGIMDIFRRENAFNHPNLLDRATFDQQVIGPINQILPDKRIFEAVEGTKPGCFSNAEAQQRRLLEDRFNTFALRTSRTMTTWTRRCFGTDIQNHEAYLNQAVAFLTEMGYIESYMHRNQEALLLHPDILVVKKSINGPQQECHQCKTKYNWKVANGCLKNTCRGELQEGRIENNYFSLQYSQDIEDNNQLIAKEHSGQVDGQTRKKIEKGFKAEPPELQLLMATPTMELGIDIGTLSAVYMRNVPPNPSNYAQRAGRAGRSGQGSIVTTFCGSGPGRGPHDQYFYNRPLDIVSGKISAPRFNLDNPVLFQAHLHSIVFQTLQWELPNKAESILDFINPELPLILNFKKELSDQLELNKQRIINNIESTFEKVIQDSKFGIKQEFIEEVIDAFLINFDKAYEKLRDDFRENIAEINDINKKINEEGAAPNWHLDARRRALEKRNYQIKNGQQDFYTYRYLSQVGFLPNYAFPTKNLSIKFLHEGSEKEIDRDQLIAIRELAPLNDIYYGGQKLWVERVSRESDLEAFTNIVVCDECDYIEDLGTHHEIPTNCRSCGTVWDDNTIKRALTFPRMMGRRRMRITADEEERSRGGYIIKNSYFRNDDENNILTSSLPLNSNKQIEISFERNATMYHANLGFAFEMRQGRPGFTLDPINRYWVANSDDAKQRHCENREIDRSKLHERISLYMKSRNDVLTLELSDLPAAHLISSFAKTFLHTLLQSICHTLDLDDSEIRGYYQLVMDINLRFVIFETTEGGTGSLEALLAEESLIRKVAHEAMDLLHYNLDGTDKADACESSCYNCICNFYNQRDHMNFDRNLVKDILMQLS; this is encoded by the coding sequence ATGGAACCATTTAAAGTACTCCAAAATATAAAAACACATTACCATTCTTATATAGATACGTTTCAAGTATTCAAGGATAAAGAGGTAAAAGATTTTGTAGATCAACAAATCGCAGAAGGAGCCATGCTATGGAGAGACCCGGTAATTCAAATATCGAAAAAGTTTAAACCAGGTAGAAGCATACAGAAGTTTGTACATGAAGGTATCCTACATCCAAAGATGCCTAATTTATTTAAATGGCCGCCATATTTACACCAAGATCAAGCAATAGAAGTCACGGTTGCCAAAAAAGAAAGCTTGGTAGTTACTACTGGCACAGGTTCAGGTAAATCTATATGTTTTGAAATCCCAATAGTAGATTATTGTTTAAAATGTCAAGACCAGAGCTTAAAAGGTATAAAGGCTATTATTATTTATCCAATGAACGCCTTAGCCAATACACAATATGAAGAATTAGCTGGCAAATTAGAAGGTACTGGAATACGCATTGGTTTATATACTGGAGATACAGCTCAAACACCTGCAGAGGCAATAACCAAATACAAAGATGTATTCGGTGATCAAAAAGAGCCTAAAGATTGTGAGGTTATTTCTCGCGAAGAAATACGAAATAATCCACCTGACATTTTAATAACCAATTATGTTCAATTAGAGCTTTTATTAACTCGAGTACAGGATCGCAAGTTGTTTGCTGAACAATGGCGACAAAATATTCGTTTTTTAGTGTTAGATGAGTTACATACCTACAGTGGTAAACAAGGTGCAGATGTCTCCTTTTTAGTAAGGCGCTTAAAACAACGAACAGATACAATTGGTGAATTAATTTGTATTGGTACATCTGCTACAATGGTTAGCGGTGGTCCAGATGATGATTTACTTGAAAGTAATAAAACCGTAGCAAGATTTGCAACTAAAGTTTTTGGTGAAAAGTTTGAAGCAGAAAATGTGGTTACTGCAACCGAAGACGAGAATATTCAATTTACAGGTACAAAGTTATCTTCAACCATTTCTGTTACTGATAATATGCTAAAGGCGTTTTCAGCTTCAGAAATAGAATCTATTAAACCCGTTTATGAGGCTATAATGGGTGAATCTTTTGGAGGTCAGACAACAAAAGATTTAGGTGAAGCTTTGAAGGAATCTGTTTTATTAAGTTTTTTAGAAGCAGAATTAAAAAATGTACAATCCTTAACAACACTCGCCAAAGATTACCAAGATAAGTATAGAGGTCAAGCTTCATTAGAAGATTGCAAGAACGAACTACAGGCTGGTTTATTACTTGGTGCAGCGGGTACGGTTACAAGTAATTTAGGAGGTCAAGTCCCTCGATTTATAACAAAACTTCATACTTTCTTTAATCAAGGAGGTGAATTAAGTGCTTGTTTGATAGAAGGTTGCGGGTATTTAAGTCATATTGGAGAAACAGAATGTCCCAAGTGTAATAAAGAAGGTCGACCAGAATCATCACTTTATCCTTTGCACTTTTGTAGGATTTGTGGTGAAAAGTATTATGGATTACAATGGGAAGAAATAACTGGAGCAACACAGCCATGGACTTTTCAGGTCCAAGATGCAGATCATAGAACAGGGTATTTTTCTCCTTCATTTCATATTGCACCTAATGATTATCCTGAAAATTGGCTAACACCTGTTAGAAGAGAAGTAAAACGACAAATTCGAGAACGGGGTATTGTGCCTGTAAATGGTAAACTAAATACCTGTACTAATCATTTTGAGCAAATTCATGACCCTTCAGAGCTTGGAACTTTTATTCCAAGCCCATTTCCATATTGTCCAAGTTGTTCAACCCAGTATACAGGAAATGTCTCCGAATACACGAAATTATTTCTACTAAACTCTATTGGACGTGCAACAGGTACAGATGTTTTAGCAGCTGCCACGTTAGACGGAATTAAAGATAAAAATGAAAGGAAATTAATTGGATTCACAGATAGTCGTCAAGATGCAGCTTTTCAGGCTGGTCATATGAACCATTGGTACAATCAAATTTATTTTAGGAGATTACTTAAAACAGCAATAGATGATAACCCTGATGGCTTACATCTTAATGAATTACCAATAATATTATATCCTCAAATAATTGATGAAAAATACATAAAACCTGTTCAACGTAGAAGATTCAAGCAAAATTATCTGCAATATTTAGAAACCTTTTTATTACTTGAATTACGAGGAACTAAAAAATTCACGTCTGTAAATCTCGAAGATATTGGATTGATAGAGATTGATTATTATCAATTGGATGAATATGTACCATCCGCTGAATTAAGTAAATACAATATACTTTCAGCTGAAAATTCTGATCTTGTTTATGATTACTTGAAAGGGATAATGGATATTTTTCGAAGAGAGAATGCCTTTAACCATCCAAATTTATTAGATCGAGCAACATTTGATCAGCAAGTTATTGGTCCAATAAATCAAATACTTCCGGACAAAAGAATTTTTGAAGCTGTGGAAGGAACGAAACCGGGATGTTTTTCAAATGCTGAAGCACAGCAAAGAAGATTGCTTGAAGATCGTTTTAATACATTCGCTTTAAGAACTTCTCGAACTATGACTACTTGGACCAGAAGATGCTTCGGTACTGATATTCAAAATCATGAAGCTTACTTGAATCAGGCTGTTGCCTTTTTAACAGAGATGGGGTACATAGAAAGTTATATGCATCGAAATCAGGAGGCATTGCTACTACATCCGGATATATTAGTCGTTAAAAAATCTATTAATGGTCCACAACAAGAATGTCACCAATGTAAAACAAAATATAACTGGAAAGTAGCAAATGGATGTCTTAAAAATACTTGTAGAGGTGAATTGCAAGAAGGTAGAATCGAGAATAATTATTTCAGTTTGCAATACAGTCAGGATATTGAGGATAACAATCAATTGATTGCTAAAGAACATTCTGGACAGGTTGATGGTCAAACACGAAAGAAAATAGAAAAGGGATTCAAGGCAGAACCACCAGAATTGCAATTATTAATGGCAACACCAACAATGGAATTAGGAATTGATATAGGTACTTTGTCTGCTGTATATATGCGAAATGTGCCTCCTAATCCATCCAATTATGCTCAAAGAGCTGGTCGTGCAGGACGAAGTGGTCAAGGTTCAATAGTTACTACATTTTGTGGCTCTGGTCCGGGAAGAGGACCACACGATCAGTATTTTTATAACCGACCATTAGATATAGTATCTGGAAAAATATCGGCACCACGTTTCAATTTAGATAATCCTGTGCTTTTTCAAGCGCACTTGCATTCGATTGTTTTCCAAACTTTGCAATGGGAACTTCCAAATAAAGCAGAAAGCATCCTTGATTTCATAAACCCTGAATTGCCGTTAATTTTAAATTTTAAAAAAGAACTCTCAGATCAACTTGAATTAAATAAACAAAGAATAATAAACAATATTGAGTCTACTTTTGAAAAGGTCATACAAGATTCGAAATTTGGAATTAAACAGGAATTTATTGAAGAAGTTATAGACGCGTTTTTAATAAATTTCGATAAAGCCTATGAAAAACTTCGTGATGATTTTCGTGAGAATATTGCAGAGATAAATGATATAAACAAGAAAATTAATGAAGAAGGTGCAGCTCCTAATTGGCATCTTGATGCGCGTCGACGAGCACTTGAAAAAAGGAATTACCAAATTAAAAATGGACAACAAGATTTCTACACTTATAGATATTTAAGTCAAGTAGGGTTTTTGCCTAATTATGCATTTCCAACTAAAAATCTGTCTATAAAATTTCTTCATGAAGGATCAGAAAAGGAAATAGACAGGGATCAGTTAATTGCAATTAGGGAATTAGCACCTTTAAATGATATTTATTATGGCGGACAAAAACTTTGGGTAGAGAGAGTGAGTCGAGAATCTGATTTAGAAGCTTTCACAAATATTGTTGTTTGTGATGAATGCGATTATATTGAGGATTTGGGAACACATCATGAAATCCCTACGAATTGCAGAAGCTGTGGAACTGTTTGGGATGATAATACAATAAAAAGAGCATTAACATTTCCTCGAATGATGGGAAGAAGAAGAATGCGTATTACAGCCGATGAAGAAGAAAGATCAAGAGGAGGTTATATAATTAAGAATTCTTATTTTAGAAATGATGACGAAAACAACATATTAACAAGTTCATTACCTCTTAACAGTAATAAACAAATAGAAATAAGTTTTGAAAGAAATGCAACTATGTATCATGCTAATTTGGGATTTGCATTTGAAATGAGACAGGGTAGGCCAGGTTTTACGTTAGATCCAATTAATCGTTATTGGGTTGCTAATAGTGATGATGCAAAACAAAGACATTGTGAAAATAGGGAAATAGATCGTTCTAAATTACATGAAAGGATAAGCTTATACATGAAGTCAAGAAATGATGTGCTAACATTAGAATTGAGTGATTTACCAGCTGCACACCTTATATCAAGTTTTGCAAAAACCTTCTTACATACATTATTACAGTCGATTTGTCATACTTTAGATTTAGACGATAGCGAAATAAGAGGCTATTATCAATTGGTTATGGACATTAATTTAAGGTTTGTAATCTTTGAAACTACTGAAGGAGGAACAGGCTCATTAGAGGCCTTATTAGCGGAAGAATCCTTAATTCGAAAGGTCGCCCACGAGGCAATGGACTTATTACATTATAACTTGGATGGAACTGATAAAGCTGATGCCTGTGAGTCAAGTTGTTATAACTGTATATGTAACTTTTATAATCAACGCGACCATATGAATTTTGATAGAAATTTAGTAAAGGATATTTTAATGCAATTGTCATGA
- a CDS encoding DUF262 domain-containing protein translates to MKELESLNKIFKDGIFKIPDYQRGYAWSTKQLKDFWEDIINLPDNKMHYTGVLTLKRVEEHIWRNWNDEGWLIRDRDYTPYHIVDGQQRLTTVVIFIQALIEVVTSLPENKDKNDSDIYLGSFSIKQIKETYLVISKPPQFIINTYMFSYEVDNPSFKYLKHKILNEPSGGEIGETFYTLNLENAKVFFKDNLKHVLEEYGIEEIESLYRKVTQNLKFNKYEIGDDFDVYVAFETMNNRGKQLSNLELLKNRLIYLTTLYDKSELKNDDRNALREKINDAWKGIYHQIGRNKKKPLNDDDFLVAHWIMYFQYTRQKGDDYIKFLLGEKFTPKNIFSKIEVDVSDLEIIEEVKEEIIDDDDDDDVFEEENGTKSVAKLRPKEIEEYVSSLKEVAAHWYNTNNPLNNPDLTDKESIWLDRLNRVGIVYFRPLVTVSFIAKGVTSSDRVKLFKQIERFIFIIFRMGRAFSTYRNSEFYKAARQLRVGETTIDEIIETLEERMHWSFYQYEDDGPKHFDYVHFQKYLQKKFQGGGGFYSWNGLKYFLYEYELEKVKQRGNQKIDWSTLFVKDKKDKVSVEHILPQTPSKDCWKNVINNFNEKELGIITNSLGNLVPLSMSINASLQNDCFADKKVAKFDSQDKKIRMGYNDGSHSEIEVAAHDNWTAQNILQRGLTLLTFLENRWDVKFESREGMLELLFLKFLEEPKGD, encoded by the coding sequence ATGAAAGAACTAGAATCGCTAAACAAAATATTTAAAGATGGGATATTTAAAATACCAGATTATCAGAGAGGATATGCATGGTCCACAAAACAATTAAAGGATTTTTGGGAGGATATCATCAATTTGCCAGATAACAAAATGCACTATACTGGTGTTTTAACTCTTAAACGTGTTGAAGAACATATTTGGAGAAATTGGAATGATGAAGGTTGGCTAATTAGAGATAGAGATTATACACCTTATCACATTGTGGATGGTCAACAGAGATTAACGACAGTTGTTATTTTCATTCAAGCTTTAATTGAAGTTGTAACCAGTTTACCAGAAAACAAAGACAAGAACGACTCGGATATTTATTTAGGGTCTTTTAGTATTAAACAAATTAAAGAAACCTATCTCGTAATATCTAAACCACCTCAATTCATAATTAATACTTACATGTTTAGCTATGAGGTTGATAATCCAAGCTTTAAATATCTGAAGCATAAAATATTAAATGAACCGAGTGGTGGGGAAATAGGAGAGACTTTTTACACCTTAAATTTAGAAAATGCCAAGGTATTTTTTAAGGACAACCTAAAGCATGTTTTGGAGGAGTATGGAATTGAAGAAATAGAATCTCTTTATCGTAAAGTAACACAGAACTTAAAGTTTAACAAGTACGAAATTGGTGATGATTTTGACGTGTATGTTGCCTTTGAAACCATGAATAATCGAGGTAAGCAATTATCAAATCTTGAGTTATTAAAAAACAGATTAATCTATTTGACTACCCTCTATGACAAAAGTGAGCTAAAAAATGATGACCGAAATGCGTTAAGAGAAAAAATAAATGATGCATGGAAAGGTATCTATCATCAAATTGGTAGAAATAAGAAAAAGCCATTAAATGATGATGATTTTTTAGTGGCCCATTGGATTATGTATTTTCAGTATACACGTCAAAAAGGTGATGATTATATAAAGTTTCTGTTAGGTGAAAAATTTACACCTAAAAACATATTTAGCAAAATTGAAGTAGATGTTTCGGATTTAGAGATTATAGAGGAGGTTAAAGAAGAAATTATTGATGACGATGATGATGATGATGTTTTCGAAGAGGAGAATGGAACCAAGTCGGTCGCAAAATTAAGACCGAAAGAAATTGAAGAATATGTGAGTAGTTTAAAAGAAGTTGCTGCACATTGGTATAACACAAACAATCCATTAAACAATCCAGATTTAACAGATAAAGAGTCAATATGGCTTGATAGGCTAAACAGAGTAGGAATTGTTTATTTTAGACCATTGGTTACTGTGTCTTTTATTGCTAAAGGGGTTACGTCAAGTGATAGGGTAAAATTATTTAAACAGATAGAGCGCTTTATCTTTATAATTTTCAGGATGGGTAGAGCTTTTTCTACTTACCGAAACAGTGAGTTTTACAAAGCGGCTAGGCAGCTAAGAGTAGGTGAAACAACTATCGATGAAATTATTGAAACATTAGAGGAGCGAATGCATTGGTCATTTTATCAGTATGAAGATGATGGACCAAAGCATTTTGATTACGTACATTTTCAAAAATATTTACAGAAAAAATTTCAAGGCGGTGGAGGTTTCTACAGCTGGAATGGCCTTAAATATTTCCTGTATGAATATGAATTAGAAAAAGTAAAACAAAGAGGAAATCAAAAGATAGATTGGTCTACACTATTTGTTAAGGATAAAAAAGACAAGGTATCTGTAGAACATATTCTACCGCAAACACCATCAAAAGATTGTTGGAAAAATGTCATTAATAATTTCAATGAAAAAGAATTAGGAATAATTACTAATTCATTAGGCAACTTAGTTCCCTTATCTATGAGTATTAATGCAAGTTTGCAAAATGATTGCTTTGCAGATAAAAAAGTTGCAAAATTTGATAGTCAAGATAAAAAAATAAGAATGGGATATAATGACGGTTCCCATTCTGAAATAGAAGTTGCAGCACATGATAACTGGACAGCCCAAAATATTCTTCAAAGAGGGCTAACGTTATTAACATTTTTAGAGAATCGTTGGGACGTGAAATTTGAATCTAGAGAAGGTATGTTGGAATTATTATTTCTTAAGTTTTTAGAAGAACCCAAAGGTGATTAA
- a CDS encoding DUF2779 domain-containing protein: MEKPILSKSTFIKGLQCEKSLYLYKHHYNLKDETPAQLQAIFNQGHRVGELAQDLFPGGVDASPSSYYKIQESVFKTVDFIQKGEPIIYEATFQFNGVIAALDILVKDEDGWKAYEVKSSTSVSDVYVNDAAIQYYTIVNSGIDLKDISIVYINNQYIKQGNIDIEELFTIESVYDRVQEVLPKTPNQIERFKEVIKEDEVPDIDIGPHCSKPYDCDFKGYCWSHIPDYSVFNISRLNVNKKFELYQQGVISFEEIDLNVTSFNSNQLLQVTSELNSVKHIDKKNISTFLEGLNYPLYFLDFETMGSAIPIYDNTRPYQQFVFQYSLHILQQENSVLDHFEYLAETKTNQDPRIGFVKQLITDCGNSGDILVYNIGFERGKLNDLISVYPQYSIEINSIINRLKDLMIPFQQRWYYTPEMKGSYSIKYVLPALVPDLSYQDLEIKEGGTASTIFAQMASGDYKGDYEKTRQDLLAYCKLDTYAMVKIYEVLKTL; the protein is encoded by the coding sequence ATGGAAAAACCAATACTTTCAAAATCAACCTTTATTAAAGGCTTACAATGTGAGAAATCATTGTATTTGTATAAACATCATTATAACTTAAAAGATGAGACACCTGCCCAATTACAAGCTATTTTTAATCAAGGGCATAGGGTAGGAGAATTGGCCCAAGATTTATTTCCAGGTGGTGTTGATGCTTCACCTTCTAGTTATTATAAAATACAAGAGTCGGTTTTTAAAACAGTAGACTTTATTCAAAAAGGAGAGCCCATTATCTATGAGGCTACCTTTCAATTTAATGGGGTTATAGCTGCCCTCGATATTTTAGTAAAAGATGAGGATGGTTGGAAAGCGTATGAAGTTAAGAGTTCCACTAGTGTTTCAGATGTTTATGTAAATGATGCAGCTATTCAGTACTATACCATTGTAAATTCAGGTATTGACCTAAAGGATATTTCAATTGTATATATTAATAACCAATATATAAAGCAAGGCAATATTGATATTGAAGAACTATTTACCATAGAATCGGTTTATGATAGAGTTCAAGAAGTACTGCCTAAAACACCAAACCAAATTGAGCGATTTAAGGAGGTCATAAAGGAAGATGAAGTCCCAGATATAGATATTGGACCACATTGCTCAAAACCTTATGATTGTGATTTTAAAGGGTATTGCTGGAGCCATATTCCAGACTATTCAGTCTTCAATATTTCTAGATTAAACGTAAATAAGAAATTTGAGTTGTATCAACAAGGTGTCATTTCTTTTGAAGAGATTGATTTAAATGTTACGTCATTCAATTCTAACCAATTATTACAAGTCACAAGTGAGTTAAATAGTGTAAAACATATCGATAAGAAAAATATCTCGACATTTTTAGAAGGCCTAAACTATCCCTTATATTTTCTGGATTTTGAAACCATGGGATCAGCCATTCCGATTTACGATAATACAAGGCCATATCAACAATTTGTCTTTCAATACTCTCTTCACATACTGCAACAAGAGAATAGTGTTTTAGATCACTTTGAGTACCTAGCAGAAACTAAAACCAATCAAGACCCTAGAATAGGTTTTGTAAAACAATTAATAACCGATTGTGGTAATTCTGGTGATATATTAGTGTATAATATTGGTTTTGAAAGAGGAAAGTTAAATGACCTAATCTCAGTATATCCGCAATATTCAATTGAGATAAATAGTATCATAAACCGATTAAAAGATTTGATGATTCCGTTTCAACAACGCTGGTATTACACACCAGAAATGAAAGGTAGTTATTCAATAAAATATGTATTGCCAGCTTTAGTTCCAGACTTATCATATCAAGACCTTGAAATCAAAGAAGGTGGCACTGCTAGTACAATATTTGCTCAAATGGCAAGTGGAGACTATAAAGGAGATTATGAGAAAACAAGGCAAGATTTATTAGCCTATTGTAAATTAGACACCTATGCTATGGTAAAGATTTATGAGGTTTTAAAAACCCTATAA
- a CDS encoding phospholipase D family protein, producing MAKFLKGNDLNAELEKIFESAESNIILISPYIKLHDRYKSSLLTKLQNDKLEITVLFGKNEDDLSKSMKQEDFDFFKQFPNIEILFEKRLHAKYYANESKAILTSMNLYGFSQNNNIEAGILMEETLTGRSKLDDECWEYFSTVLNQAELLFEKRPVYEKKNILSFTKYVTSEIETDKLSDFFNNKSYNKVFKKSVQKNQIKNTKTNNDNKDIGYCIRTGIEIPFNTEKPMHYEAFKSWNKYKDPNYSEKYCHFSGELSNGETSVSKPILKKNWNKAKEKFNL from the coding sequence ATGGCAAAATTTTTAAAAGGAAACGATTTAAATGCAGAGCTTGAAAAAATATTTGAGTCTGCTGAAAGCAATATCATTTTAATTTCTCCCTATATAAAACTTCATGATAGATATAAATCTTCACTTCTAACCAAACTTCAAAATGATAAACTAGAAATTACTGTTTTATTTGGTAAAAATGAAGATGATTTATCGAAGAGTATGAAGCAAGAGGATTTTGATTTTTTTAAACAATTTCCGAACATTGAAATTCTTTTTGAAAAAAGACTTCATGCTAAATATTATGCAAATGAATCAAAAGCAATTCTAACTTCGATGAACCTCTATGGATTCTCTCAAAACAATAATATAGAAGCTGGAATTTTAATGGAAGAAACACTAACTGGGAGAAGTAAATTAGATGATGAATGTTGGGAATATTTTAGCACAGTCCTAAATCAAGCAGAACTTCTATTTGAAAAAAGACCTGTTTATGAAAAGAAGAATATATTAAGTTTTACAAAATATGTGACATCAGAAATTGAGACAGATAAACTTTCAGATTTTTTTAATAATAAAAGTTATAATAAAGTATTCAAAAAAAGTGTTCAAAAAAATCAGATTAAGAATACCAAAACGAATAATGACAACAAAGATATTGGATATTGTATCAGAACTGGAATAGAAATACCTTTTAACACCGAAAAGCCAATGCACTATGAAGCTTTTAAATCTTGGAATAAATATAAAGATCCGAATTATTCTGAGAAATATTGTCACTTTTCTGGAGAATTATCAAATGGAGAAACAAGTGTTAGCAAACCTATTTTAAAAAAGAACTGGAATAAAGCAAAGGAGAAATTCAATCTATAA
- a CDS encoding NERD domain-containing protein → MARIYGTIESLKSLKSELEDKGISRFSSVKEIKTFLSNYNSEKQTILNDTSNELEKEYFETCTNLEQRIHKKAEIINLEKERINNKISNLQSKIDLIHSNKDENFLEKLFSSVNLYFLKKQSKHFVKNKTKLISSTIKEISNQIENDEHFIKKYETEKQHLIEKRAKPKTEKLEYIRNILKDSRNLISGAIGENLVVKEIKKLSDDYVLINDFNLNFTRPIFYKKHNQRIYSIQIDHLLISKAGIFIIETKNWSKSSVDSISLRSPIEQIERSNFALYVYISENITLNEHHWGEQQIPIRNLIVMINNKPKSEFKYVKIKLLKEMNHYINYFEPVLTENQINKIANELI, encoded by the coding sequence ATGGCAAGAATATATGGAACAATAGAATCTTTGAAATCTTTAAAATCTGAATTAGAGGATAAAGGAATTTCTAGATTTAGTTCTGTAAAAGAGATTAAGACATTTTTGTCAAATTACAATTCAGAAAAACAAACAATTCTCAATGATACATCAAACGAGTTAGAAAAAGAATATTTTGAAACATGTACTAACCTCGAACAGAGAATTCATAAAAAAGCTGAAATAATCAATTTAGAAAAGGAAAGAATAAACAATAAAATTTCTAATTTACAGTCGAAAATTGATTTAATTCATAGTAACAAAGACGAAAACTTTTTAGAAAAACTATTCTCAAGTGTCAATCTTTATTTTCTGAAAAAACAATCCAAGCATTTTGTAAAAAATAAAACTAAACTCATAAGTTCAACTATAAAAGAAATATCTAACCAAATTGAAAATGATGAACATTTCATAAAAAAATATGAAACTGAAAAACAACACTTAATTGAAAAAAGAGCAAAACCTAAAACTGAAAAATTAGAATATATACGCAATATTTTAAAAGATTCAAGAAATCTAATTTCGGGAGCAATAGGAGAAAATTTAGTTGTTAAAGAAATAAAGAAACTTTCAGATGATTATGTTTTGATTAATGATTTTAATTTAAATTTTACTCGTCCAATTTTTTACAAAAAACATAATCAGAGAATCTATTCCATACAAATTGACCATCTTTTAATTTCAAAAGCAGGAATTTTTATAATAGAAACAAAAAACTGGAGTAAATCATCAGTCGATTCTATAAGTTTAAGGTCACCAATTGAACAAATTGAAAGGTCCAATTTTGCACTTTACGTGTACATTTCGGAAAACATAACTTTAAACGAACATCATTGGGGAGAGCAACAAATTCCCATACGAAATCTTATTGTTATGATTAATAATAAACCAAAAAGTGAATTTAAGTATGTAAAAATAAAACTCTTAAAAGAGATGAATCATTATATAAATTATTTCGAACCTGTTTTAACAGAAAATCAAATAAATAAAATAGCAAACGAATTGATTTAA
- a CDS encoding DUF4157 domain-containing protein yields the protein MGKRKLEKNTEPIQKKENNTGLPDQLKTCTENLSGYDMGDVKVHYNSNKSAQLSAHAYAQGTDIHSSSGQEKHLPHEAWHVVQQRQGRVTPTMQLKGKVNVNDDAGLEKESDMMGDKALKSEENDALQTKLSSTNSPRVQRIIKEDENKNIKENK from the coding sequence ATGGGAAAACGAAAGCTAGAAAAGAACACTGAACCAATTCAAAAGAAAGAGAACAATACTGGTTTACCTGACCAATTAAAAACTTGTACTGAAAATCTTTCGGGATATGATATGGGTGATGTGAAAGTACATTACAATTCAAATAAATCCGCTCAACTTAGTGCTCATGCATATGCTCAGGGAACTGATATACATTCATCATCAGGACAAGAGAAACATTTACCTCATGAGGCTTGGCATGTTGTTCAGCAAAGGCAAGGAAGAGTAACACCAACCATGCAGTTGAAAGGAAAAGTAAATGTGAATGATGATGCAGGATTAGAGAAAGAATCGGACATGATGGGTGATAAGGCTCTTAAGTCAGAGGAAAATGACGCGCTACAAACTAAACTATCTTCAACTAACTCTCCAAGAGTTCAAAGAATTATAAAAGAAGACGAAAATAAAAATATTAAAGAAAATAAGTAG